A region from the Candidatus Neomarinimicrobiota bacterium genome encodes:
- a CDS encoding flagellar hook assembly protein FlgD: MVETISVLNGQQNSPTFEEKEDRNSIGKDGFMRLLLTQLRNQDPQNPLKSHEFASQLAQFTQVEQLFNLNDKLDKSIQIDINLSQSIGNTLATTIVGKNMMAIGNEISLLDGKTSDIFLTLKESAPNVNINIFDSNGTLIKREKAGAFTTGDHTFSWDGKNDEGVLMPDGKYTFEVKALSNSGNTIPVAFFMGGHISGVEFSDDNPTTFLIGFLKISVSDVVRIVEAEGS; the protein is encoded by the coding sequence ATGGTTGAAACTATATCGGTATTAAACGGGCAGCAAAACAGTCCCACGTTCGAAGAGAAGGAAGATAGAAACTCCATTGGAAAAGATGGATTTATGAGGCTTCTTTTAACGCAATTAAGAAATCAGGATCCTCAAAATCCTCTTAAATCGCACGAATTTGCCAGTCAGTTAGCTCAGTTTACTCAGGTGGAGCAGCTTTTTAATTTAAATGATAAATTGGACAAGAGTATTCAAATAGATATCAACCTCAGCCAATCCATAGGAAATACGTTAGCGACCACTATTGTTGGTAAAAACATGATGGCTATCGGGAATGAGATAAGCCTTTTAGACGGTAAGACCAGTGATATTTTCCTGACCCTAAAGGAAAGCGCCCCGAATGTTAACATAAATATTTTTGACTCTAATGGAACTTTAATAAAAAGAGAAAAAGCAGGTGCGTTCACTACGGGTGACCATACTTTTTCATGGGATGGAAAAAACGATGAAGGCGTTTTAATGCCTGACGGCAAATATACTTTTGAAGTTAAAGCATTAAGTAATAGTGGCAATACTATACCTGTCGCATTCTTTATGGGAGGACACATTTCCGGTGTAGAGTTCAGCGATGATAATCCTACTACTTTCTTAATCGGATTCTTAAAAATAAGCGTGTCAGACGTTGTAAGGATAGTTGAAGCGGAGGGTAGCTAA
- a CDS encoding flagellar hook-length control protein FliK — translation MASSAQILNIANLLSGGSEGLGVGKSSTAKTDKKDFIALLKSLTSKAELKNKKLTSNVLKEEVPVILPFSFPEVKTLAGKTKRLAGGTIQKQINANVETLKDGIGPQNNLIATITGKNKAGAQKDIKNIFSTGVNKITKFNVISKTMKSAEKNEISKIEVVKNGKIVQSHLKVANGLGIKSIDEKDVKIEKMQPKPLKAAEKGSHNIISLGTGKNVVLNKVSPVQSSKKVAEKSDRNLLAGQSNNKQITVNSSADVKKVKITPKLKSELKISAELLPVKDSELKKESYFNSRKDNIKSEPLIRKIEKSAARLIANKSVNSTLLNPKAADSGVKLKTDIVLRNLAIVEKSASDEITPATQNRQGNVDVFKQKNSILIRGVRNSVIYNMQPVAAESIGNKINILQSSAKRVISESNKREIPTLSFLKASKNTKQEMSNKSVEKNYNNLLNFSNKKSNTLLDSDTKNLFNAQMGITKEDTSLPKLKTTFVKNGVLLDQTKLLDNNLMKFTIKEIDKGLSQIQLRITPKGLGSIKIDLQQDGNALVAKFFVETPEIAKLLKDALPELKEALSQQGIKLDESDVSSRKEESAHYFNGKNTGNFEGKYQKNNSHRTPVINHEMEVPLELLSQKQTLIHSPNSTIEYLA, via the coding sequence ATGGCATCAAGCGCTCAAATATTAAATATTGCTAATTTACTTTCAGGCGGAAGTGAAGGGTTGGGTGTTGGGAAATCGAGTACCGCCAAAACAGATAAAAAAGATTTTATAGCCCTTCTAAAAAGTTTAACTTCAAAGGCTGAACTAAAAAATAAAAAATTAACATCTAACGTATTAAAAGAAGAAGTGCCTGTTATTCTTCCATTCTCATTTCCAGAGGTTAAGACATTGGCGGGAAAAACTAAGAGATTAGCTGGAGGTACCATTCAAAAACAAATTAATGCAAATGTCGAGACTCTAAAAGATGGAATTGGACCCCAAAATAATCTAATAGCTACCATTACCGGGAAAAATAAAGCGGGAGCTCAGAAAGATATTAAAAATATTTTTTCTACCGGCGTAAATAAAATAACGAAATTTAATGTTATCTCCAAGACTATGAAAAGTGCGGAAAAAAACGAGATAAGTAAGATAGAAGTCGTAAAAAATGGGAAGATAGTCCAAAGTCACTTGAAGGTAGCGAACGGTTTAGGAATTAAATCAATAGACGAAAAAGATGTAAAAATAGAGAAAATGCAGCCAAAGCCATTGAAAGCGGCAGAAAAAGGTAGTCATAATATTATATCATTGGGTACCGGCAAAAATGTTGTTCTGAATAAAGTATCTCCTGTTCAATCAAGTAAGAAGGTAGCTGAAAAGAGCGATAGAAATCTATTAGCCGGTCAATCGAATAATAAACAAATAACTGTGAATAGCTCTGCAGATGTGAAAAAGGTAAAGATTACTCCCAAGTTAAAGTCTGAATTGAAAATTAGCGCCGAATTATTACCGGTGAAAGACAGTGAATTAAAAAAAGAGTCTTATTTCAATTCAAGAAAAGATAATATTAAATCTGAACCGCTAATTCGTAAAATAGAAAAGTCTGCCGCACGGCTAATCGCGAATAAATCAGTCAATTCAACCTTATTAAATCCGAAAGCAGCTGATAGCGGGGTAAAACTTAAAACAGATATAGTGCTTAGGAATTTAGCAATTGTTGAAAAATCGGCATCTGATGAAATTACTCCGGCGACGCAGAACCGACAGGGCAATGTGGATGTATTTAAACAAAAGAATTCGATATTAATTCGAGGAGTGCGAAATAGCGTTATTTATAATATGCAGCCTGTGGCAGCTGAATCAATTGGCAATAAAATAAATATTCTGCAATCCTCAGCAAAACGGGTAATCAGTGAAAGTAATAAGAGAGAGATTCCCACTCTCAGCTTTTTAAAAGCATCAAAAAATACCAAGCAGGAAATGAGCAATAAATCGGTTGAGAAAAACTACAATAATTTATTGAACTTCAGCAATAAGAAATCAAACACATTATTGGATTCTGATACAAAGAACTTATTCAACGCACAAATGGGAATTACAAAAGAAGATACATCACTTCCTAAATTGAAAACAACTTTCGTTAAGAACGGAGTATTGCTTGATCAAACTAAGCTCCTGGATAACAATCTTATGAAATTTACGATAAAGGAGATCGATAAAGGATTAAGTCAAATTCAACTACGGATAACACCCAAGGGACTGGGTAGTATAAAAATCGACCTTCAGCAAGACGGGAACGCATTGGTAGCGAAATTTTTTGTAGAAACTCCTGAAATCGCGAAATTATTGAAAGATGCGCTACCCGAGCTCAAGGAAGCTCTCTCGCAGCAGGGTATAAAACTTGATGAGAGTGATGTTTCTTCAAGAAAAGAAGAATCCGCACATTATTTTAATGGGAAAAATACCGGTAATTTTGAAGGTAAATATCAAAAGAACAACAGCCACAGAACCCCGGTAATAAATCATGAGATGGAAGTACCCCTTGAATTACTTTCTCAGAAGCAGACTCTGATTCATAGTCCTAATAGTACGATCGAATATTTAGCTTAA
- a CDS encoding flagellar FliJ family protein — protein MKKFKFRLDKVLRAKEIKEKIKLKEMTKVEYELIKHREKLDEIDLLLNKTLNSITTQRSGTTQSLVLRRTLAYEERLELEINKQMQFISNSEKSMKILRGELLKLNVERKTLEKLKKNQKADYLSAYKKIEQSKTDDIANQHRGIVFPYNLLNEENIA, from the coding sequence ATGAAGAAATTCAAGTTTAGACTCGACAAAGTCCTGAGAGCAAAAGAGATAAAAGAGAAAATAAAATTGAAAGAAATGACGAAAGTAGAATACGAATTAATCAAGCATCGAGAAAAACTTGATGAGATTGATTTGCTATTGAATAAAACCCTAAATTCAATTACCACTCAACGTTCAGGAACCACTCAAAGCCTTGTATTAAGGCGGACATTAGCCTATGAAGAAAGATTGGAACTTGAGATAAATAAACAAATGCAATTCATTTCGAATTCAGAAAAAAGTATGAAAATACTGCGTGGTGAATTGCTGAAACTAAACGTGGAACGTAAGACCTTAGAAAAATTAAAGAAAAATCAAAAGGCGGATTATTTATCAGCATATAAAAAAATCGAACAGTCAAAAACGGATGATATCGCTAACCAACATAGAGGGATAGTTTTTCCGTATAATCTCCTAAATGAGGAAAATATTGCCTGA
- a CDS encoding FliI/YscN family ATPase: MNLSLDKYIEKLDSISPERTTGIVTNVAGLTIESKGPKAAIGEICSFISENGDERGKGEVVGFRNNFLIIMPLGKMPLIKLGDKVFMEDEKFTIQVGNGILGRVLNGIGEPIDGLGPLNANEWSTVHNDPPNPMDRIKISEQIYTGVRTIDVFMACGKGQRTGIFAGSGVGKSVLQGMIARNTNADINVIALIGERGREVREFIENDLGEEGLKRSVVIVVTSDEPALLKVKGILVANSIAEYFRNKSLDVMLLVDSLSRLAMAQREIGLAVGEPPTTKGYTPSVFSLLPKIIERAGYNSIGSITGFYTVLVDGDDMDDPIADACRSFLDGHIVLSRKLAERNQYPAIDILQSTSRLMSDVSSEEHLNLANDSKSNMANYEEAEDLINIGAYVNGNDPKIDRAIRVINPLVDFMRQKIDESSNLNEDLDVLAQILHLNATEKSQVNEEIQV, translated from the coding sequence ATGAATCTGTCTCTTGATAAATATATAGAAAAACTCGACTCTATTTCACCTGAAAGGACAACCGGAATTGTCACAAATGTGGCTGGTTTAACTATTGAATCCAAAGGACCAAAAGCTGCTATAGGAGAAATTTGCAGCTTTATATCAGAAAACGGGGATGAGAGAGGAAAAGGAGAAGTAGTCGGATTTCGGAATAATTTTCTGATTATTATGCCTCTTGGTAAAATGCCGCTTATTAAACTCGGGGATAAAGTATTCATGGAAGACGAAAAATTCACTATTCAGGTGGGTAATGGGATTCTGGGCAGAGTTCTTAACGGTATTGGTGAACCGATAGACGGATTAGGCCCGCTGAATGCCAACGAATGGAGTACTGTTCACAATGATCCTCCCAACCCTATGGACCGAATAAAAATTAGTGAACAAATATACACCGGAGTTAGAACGATAGATGTTTTCATGGCATGCGGAAAAGGACAGAGAACGGGAATATTCGCCGGCAGTGGCGTAGGCAAGAGCGTATTACAGGGAATGATCGCGAGAAATACCAATGCAGATATTAACGTTATAGCTTTAATAGGAGAGCGTGGAAGAGAGGTCAGGGAATTTATCGAAAATGACCTGGGAGAAGAAGGTCTGAAGAGATCAGTTGTAATTGTTGTAACCTCCGATGAACCGGCCCTATTAAAAGTTAAGGGAATTTTAGTGGCGAACAGTATTGCGGAATATTTCAGAAATAAATCTTTGGATGTTATGCTTCTTGTCGATTCGTTAAGCAGATTAGCGATGGCACAGCGAGAAATAGGCTTAGCGGTTGGTGAGCCTCCTACTACAAAAGGTTATACTCCTTCGGTATTTTCATTACTCCCAAAAATAATTGAACGAGCCGGATACAATTCAATTGGAAGTATAACCGGATTTTATACAGTCTTGGTAGATGGGGATGATATGGATGATCCTATCGCAGATGCCTGTCGTTCATTTCTTGACGGCCATATCGTTTTATCAAGAAAATTAGCAGAGAGGAATCAATATCCTGCTATAGATATTCTACAAAGCACCAGCCGGTTAATGAGCGATGTATCTTCTGAGGAGCATTTAAATTTAGCCAATGACTCCAAAAGCAATATGGCAAATTACGAAGAAGCTGAAGATCTGATTAATATCGGAGCATATGTCAATGGGAACGATCCGAAAATCGACAGAGCAATACGAGTAATTAATCCGTTAGTCGATTTTATGCGGCAAAAAATCGATGAAAGTTCGAATTTAAATGAGGACTTGGATGTTTTGGCACAAATATTGCATTTAAACGCTACTGAAAAGAGTCAAGTAAATGAAGAAATTCAAGTTTAG
- the fliG gene encoding flagellar motor switch protein FliG, giving the protein MPGYDNTGLSISNLTGLKKAAILLVAMGEEASASIFKQFTDSEVELLTKEISILSNVSADIISEVTEEFYNMVLAQNYIAAGGPSYAKKILEAALDKEKAAEVLKKVQRSLEVKGFNILKDVDSTQLLAFIQKEHPQTIALVLTQIEIEQAASILSDLPNDLRRDVIYRFATMDTVPLDMVTEIEKILESRIDFGQGGSKLGGVKTTAEILNMVGRSVEKNILEGLSKSDPELATEIKNLMFVFEDVIILDDRSIQRVLKEVDSKELAFALKAVTEEVKQKILSNMSERAAQMVNEEIEFMGPVRLREVEEAQQRIVESIRHLEDEGEIVINMGTKGEEIVV; this is encoded by the coding sequence ATGCCAGGATATGATAACACAGGATTATCTATATCAAATCTTACGGGATTGAAAAAAGCGGCAATTCTTTTGGTAGCTATGGGCGAGGAAGCGTCAGCGAGTATTTTCAAACAGTTTACTGATTCTGAGGTTGAACTTCTTACCAAAGAAATTTCTATACTGAGTAATGTCTCTGCGGACATCATCTCTGAAGTCACGGAGGAATTTTATAATATGGTGCTGGCACAAAACTATATTGCTGCCGGTGGCCCTAGTTATGCTAAAAAAATTCTTGAGGCAGCTCTTGATAAGGAAAAAGCTGCTGAAGTCCTTAAAAAGGTTCAACGTTCGTTGGAAGTCAAAGGATTTAACATACTAAAAGATGTAGATTCAACTCAGTTGTTAGCGTTCATCCAAAAAGAGCATCCTCAAACAATAGCGCTCGTTTTAACGCAAATCGAAATTGAACAGGCAGCAAGCATATTGAGCGATCTTCCAAACGATCTCAGAAGAGATGTAATTTACAGGTTTGCTACGATGGATACTGTTCCACTGGATATGGTAACCGAAATAGAGAAAATTCTCGAATCACGAATTGATTTTGGACAGGGTGGAAGCAAACTCGGGGGAGTGAAAACTACGGCGGAAATATTGAATATGGTAGGACGCTCAGTAGAGAAAAACATTCTCGAAGGTCTGAGTAAATCTGATCCCGAATTGGCAACGGAAATAAAAAATTTAATGTTCGTATTTGAAGATGTCATTATACTTGACGACAGGTCAATTCAACGAGTTCTTAAGGAAGTGGATAGTAAAGAGCTCGCTTTTGCATTAAAAGCCGTCACTGAAGAAGTGAAGCAGAAAATATTATCGAATATGTCCGAAAGAGCAGCGCAAATGGTGAATGAAGAGATTGAATTTATGGGACCTGTAAGACTCAGAGAAGTTGAAGAAGCACAGCAAAGAATAGTAGAATCGATTCGTCACTTGGAAGATGAAGGAGAAATTGTGATTAATATGGGCACAAAGGGCGAAGAAATAGTTGTATAA
- the fliF gene encoding flagellar M-ring protein FliF, whose translation MAEQFGNLFSGLSGVFWQMTGRQKAELLMISIITVVVFVVIALWAGQTEFEVLFYDMESSEAGLIVEKLKEDNVEYKLENGGTKILVPRSNVHELKMSLAQQGIPQSGHVGYEIFDKSNFGMSTFVQKINYKRALEGELARTLNQMSEVKDSRVHIVLPEEKLFKEDKQFATASIILILKSATSLSKSQISGITRLIASSVEGLKSGQITIIDSHGNTLSKGEESDDLIASSTSQMELQKAVESELIEKSQKMLESVVGVGNAITRVTAELDFESIERTTESFDPDGQVIRSEQFTTTSAIGTDTSQTSKETATTKYEINRTVETLINSAGGIKRLTIAVLINGKYLAVEGSEDNENPEMKYEERSDEEMTKLSNIVKTAVGFQEGRGDKIEVIGMQFASKNLMANFEEMEDSGFSIDYISAAKSVGMIVVAIAVLLVLRSMSKNAGPIRMTSNQGNYPVLSSANAGTVALPSDSDFPKLGESVLPEAAERTKMHNQITSYSREKSPEATSLLRSWLMED comes from the coding sequence TTGGCTGAACAGTTCGGAAATCTATTTTCAGGTCTATCAGGTGTATTCTGGCAAATGACGGGACGCCAGAAAGCCGAATTATTAATGATTAGCATTATAACGGTTGTAGTATTTGTGGTAATTGCGCTGTGGGCAGGTCAAACAGAATTTGAAGTATTATTCTACGATATGGAATCTTCAGAAGCGGGATTAATAGTAGAGAAACTGAAAGAAGATAATGTGGAATATAAATTAGAGAACGGGGGAACAAAGATACTGGTTCCCAGAAGTAATGTTCATGAACTAAAAATGTCTCTTGCCCAGCAAGGTATACCGCAATCAGGACATGTAGGATACGAGATATTCGATAAATCAAATTTTGGAATGTCAACTTTTGTACAAAAAATTAATTATAAGAGAGCTTTAGAAGGTGAACTGGCGCGCACACTGAATCAAATGAGCGAAGTGAAAGACTCAAGGGTTCATATCGTCTTACCGGAAGAAAAACTTTTCAAGGAGGATAAGCAATTCGCAACAGCATCAATAATATTGATATTGAAAAGTGCCACGAGTTTATCGAAAAGCCAGATTTCAGGTATTACCCGATTGATTGCAAGCAGTGTAGAGGGTCTAAAATCAGGTCAAATCACTATCATTGATTCACATGGAAACACGCTTTCAAAAGGCGAAGAATCTGATGATCTTATAGCCAGCAGTACCAGCCAGATGGAATTACAAAAAGCTGTCGAATCTGAATTGATAGAAAAATCTCAGAAAATGCTTGAAAGTGTTGTTGGCGTAGGGAATGCAATTACAAGGGTAACGGCAGAATTGGATTTTGAGAGTATTGAAAGAACAACAGAATCGTTTGACCCCGATGGACAAGTTATCAGGAGTGAGCAATTTACAACTACTTCAGCAATTGGAACAGACACTTCGCAAACTAGCAAAGAGACAGCCACGACAAAATATGAAATTAACAGGACTGTTGAAACGCTTATAAATTCGGCAGGTGGTATCAAGAGATTGACAATAGCCGTCCTCATCAATGGAAAATATCTAGCTGTCGAGGGAAGCGAAGACAATGAAAATCCGGAAATGAAATATGAAGAGCGTAGTGATGAAGAAATGACGAAATTATCAAATATCGTAAAAACTGCGGTTGGGTTTCAAGAAGGACGAGGGGATAAGATTGAAGTTATCGGAATGCAATTTGCATCGAAAAACCTTATGGCAAATTTCGAGGAAATGGAAGATTCAGGATTTTCTATAGATTATATAAGTGCGGCAAAAAGCGTAGGTATGATCGTTGTCGCCATTGCGGTTCTGTTAGTGCTAAGATCTATGTCTAAAAACGCTGGACCGATAAGAATGACATCCAATCAAGGGAATTATCCCGTATTATCTTCCGCCAACGCAGGAACGGTAGCGTTACCATCAGATTCCGATTTTCCGAAATTGGGGGAATCCGTTCTCCCTGAAGCTGCTGAGCGTACCAAAATGCATAATCAAATTACAAGTTACTCCCGTGAAAAGTCACCAGAGGCCACCAGTTTGTTAAGAAGCTGGCTTATGGAGGATTAA
- the fliE gene encoding flagellar hook-basal body complex protein FliE, with protein MSQINRITSNIPGLKPIPEIAKAEKSGDRVSFGSFMREVNQAQKEAGEKIISVINGKEEDLHSAMVASEKAGLSFRLMLELRNKLLETYHEIMRMRF; from the coding sequence ATGTCTCAAATAAATCGAATTACTTCAAATATCCCCGGATTAAAACCGATCCCTGAAATAGCCAAAGCTGAAAAATCAGGAGATAGAGTATCATTTGGAAGTTTTATGAGAGAAGTAAACCAGGCTCAAAAGGAAGCCGGCGAAAAAATTATTAGCGTAATAAACGGAAAAGAAGAAGATTTACATTCGGCGATGGTGGCTTCGGAAAAGGCGGGATTAAGCTTTCGATTAATGTTGGAATTAAGAAATAAACTATTAGAAACGTATCACGAAATAATGAGAATGCGCTTTTAG
- the flgC gene encoding flagellar basal body rod protein FlgC → MPKLSGIFGSLAISSSGMNVQRARIDAISSNVANIHTTKIEGGSYYKRKVVILREQQDNINFSSVLSGIMGNLAGSEFSGVEVLRIMEIDDGPKMIYEPNHPEANDEGMVSYPNINIIEEMVNMIISSRSFEANLTVFNTAKEMISQSLEI, encoded by the coding sequence ATGCCAAAACTAAGCGGAATATTCGGGTCACTGGCGATTAGTTCGAGTGGAATGAATGTGCAGAGAGCAAGGATTGATGCTATTTCATCAAACGTTGCTAACATTCATACTACAAAAATTGAAGGTGGATCATATTACAAAAGAAAAGTTGTGATTCTGAGAGAACAACAAGATAATATTAACTTCAGCAGCGTTTTAAGTGGAATTATGGGAAATCTGGCAGGAAGTGAATTCTCGGGAGTGGAAGTTCTCAGGATAATGGAAATTGACGATGGTCCGAAGATGATATATGAACCTAATCACCCTGAAGCAAATGATGAGGGAATGGTAAGTTATCCAAATATAAATATCATAGAAGAAATGGTGAATATGATTATATCCTCGCGATCTTTTGAAGCAAATCTTACCGTATTCAACACTGCTAAAGAGATGATATCCCAATCTCTTGAAATTTAA
- the flgB gene encoding flagellar basal body rod protein FlgB, which translates to MINDILGSKTLIPLLKRILDLGAVRHRVIAQNIANASTVGYRKKSVEFEDSLQSMIDGSIGMTDGMVQQEEFKIVESSKKPDVGAPNNVDLSQEMADLAKNQLYYKFAVNLMKRQFNSIKSSISGRSL; encoded by the coding sequence ATGATAAATGATATACTGGGCAGTAAGACTTTAATTCCCTTACTGAAGCGGATTCTCGATCTCGGCGCTGTTCGACACAGAGTTATAGCACAAAATATTGCTAATGCTTCCACGGTTGGATATAGAAAGAAGAGCGTGGAGTTTGAAGATAGTCTCCAATCGATGATTGACGGTTCAATCGGGATGACAGACGGTATGGTCCAGCAAGAAGAATTTAAAATTGTTGAATCATCTAAAAAACCGGATGTCGGGGCTCCAAACAATGTCGATTTAAGCCAGGAAATGGCTGACTTGGCAAAAAATCAACTGTACTATAAATTTGCTGTGAATCTAATGAAAAGACAATTTAACTCAATTAAATCAAGTATTTCAGGCAGGAGTTTATAA
- a CDS encoding sigma-54-dependent Fis family transcriptional regulator: MKKKILVVDDEPKIGEYLTKALKMRNFDVQSTTDGNLVLNMMKENKFDLVITDLKMPEITGMELLRKIKEEKSDVGVIVMSGYGTIEDAVESIKVGAYDFITKPFTIKKITELTKSYFKSYSKDKNRAYNTRETHFGDMLGRSEEMKEVFSTIDHIAPTDVTVFIQGPTGTGKEMVANALQERSKLKDKPYIKVNCAALPAGLMESELFGHAKGAYTGAIRERKGMFELADGGTILLDEISEMELSLQAKLLRVLQTGEIQRIGDESYKKVNVRVIATTNRDIEKEIDDGNFREDLFYRLNVVPIFLPALDKRKDDIPLLAHYFVRRVSIKYGKPELRLSEEVVDTLLKMSFPGNVRELENKLERAVVLCKNDEITPKDLIDAVNNSYPSSKKTQIPSTFGTIEDVERELILSSLSTNDGNKAKTANELGITARTLRNKINRYKQEGII, translated from the coding sequence ATGAAGAAAAAAATATTAGTAGTGGATGATGAACCGAAAATTGGAGAATATCTTACCAAAGCCTTGAAAATGAGAAATTTTGATGTTCAATCTACTACTGATGGCAATTTAGTTTTGAATATGATGAAGGAAAACAAATTTGATCTTGTTATTACAGATTTAAAGATGCCGGAGATTACAGGAATGGAGCTGCTCCGAAAGATAAAAGAGGAAAAATCTGATGTAGGTGTCATTGTAATGAGCGGCTACGGCACCATTGAGGACGCTGTGGAATCTATTAAAGTCGGGGCTTACGATTTTATTACAAAACCATTTACCATCAAAAAGATAACGGAATTAACTAAAAGTTATTTCAAATCATATTCTAAGGACAAAAATCGGGCATACAACACGAGAGAGACTCATTTTGGAGATATGCTCGGGCGAAGCGAAGAGATGAAAGAAGTGTTTTCCACAATTGATCATATTGCTCCAACCGATGTAACCGTATTTATTCAAGGGCCGACCGGAACAGGTAAAGAGATGGTCGCAAACGCTTTACAGGAGAGAAGCAAACTCAAAGACAAGCCGTATATCAAAGTAAATTGTGCGGCACTGCCTGCCGGGCTTATGGAAAGTGAGCTGTTCGGCCATGCAAAAGGCGCGTATACTGGCGCCATTAGAGAAAGAAAAGGAATGTTCGAGCTTGCGGACGGTGGAACAATACTGTTAGATGAAATAAGTGAAATGGAATTATCTTTACAGGCGAAATTACTTCGGGTTTTACAAACAGGTGAAATCCAAAGAATCGGGGATGAAAGTTACAAGAAAGTAAACGTTAGAGTTATTGCCACGACTAACCGAGATATTGAGAAAGAAATTGACGATGGTAATTTCAGAGAAGACCTATTCTACCGTTTGAATGTCGTACCGATATTCCTTCCGGCATTGGACAAAAGAAAAGATGATATACCGTTATTGGCTCATTATTTTGTCCGAAGAGTGTCAATTAAATATGGAAAGCCTGAACTAAGACTTTCAGAAGAAGTTGTTGACACATTGCTAAAAATGAGTTTCCCTGGTAATGTCAGAGAATTGGAAAATAAACTTGAAAGAGCCGTGGTCCTTTGTAAAAATGATGAGATAACCCCTAAAGACTTAATTGACGCTGTCAATAATTCCTATCCTTCTTCGAAGAAAACTCAAATTCCATCAACATTTGGAACCATTGAGGATGTGGAAAGAGAATTAATATTAAGTTCATTGAGTACTAATGATGGGAATAAGGCAAAGACCGCCAACGAACTTGGAATTACCGCGCGTACTTTAAGAAATAAAATTAATAGGTATAAGCAAGAAGGTATAATCTAA